The Glandiceps talaboti chromosome 1, keGlaTala1.1, whole genome shotgun sequence genome has a segment encoding these proteins:
- the LOC144434522 gene encoding coiled-coil domain-containing protein 77-like: MASRSNSPLRVSINRSSSARYPADKSPVIGEPVARRTPARRDFLSSDGEEDIHIPSVNQRLGYLRPSRELLEYYRKKIAEFDGEHEEMINKLDNYKLTYEQQHQLQWELRQREEEIAELQKALSDMQVYLFQEREHVLRLYSENDRLKIRELEDRKKIQHLLALAGSGSDEVTYFHKEPPSKAVIAQKHPVKKHPYTPADDVNMYNLKSHGSKKDSNIEKAARKAKGKSSPGESTQAMRDNETLVLQVEALQAQLEEQTKVAKEQVDALLEDRRVRVDEMQTVMDRDQHKIQTLTDKLHKTQDLLYDSTKDYLELKYEHRANERRWMMEKDRLLQELDKAKEQLNISKDDVINISENVFEQRQEQQREIEVLENQLQQCQKMTDMYREQVIKLEDELSRIKEQDDVSKEIFKDRTTKMGRRLALMNQRYEALETRRNLEVEGFKTDIKHLRSRLKEVERQLYRVTVGIGEGDDIAMLQDIKRTARRSKKMQGELQNLKSKIYGIENDLRHL, encoded by the exons atggcgtcaCGTAGTAATTCTCCTCTGAG GGTCTCAATTAACAGGTCATCCAGTGCCAGATATCCAGCCGACAAATCACCAGTCATTGGAGAACCTGTTGCTAGGAGAACACCAGCACGGCGTGATTTCTTAAGTAGTGATGGTGAAGAAGACATTCATATTCCATCTGTCAATCAAAGACTTGGATACCTTCGACCTTCCAGAGAACTTCTGGAATACTACCGTAAAAAGATAGCTGAGTTTGATGGTGAACATGAAGAAATGATCAATAAATTAGACAATTATAAATTAACATATGAACAACAG CATCAATTACAATGGGAACTAAGACAAAGAGAAGAAGAAATAGCAGAGTTACAAAAAGCCCTCAGTGACATGCAAGTTTATCTATTCCAAGAAAGGGAACATGTACTTAGGCTGTATTCAGAAAACGACAGGTTAAAGATACGTGAACTTGAAGACCGGAAAAAGATTCAGCATCTTCTAGCTCTTGCAGGAAGTGGTAGTGATGAAGTCACTTATTTCCACAAAGAACCACCGTCTAAGGCTGTCATTGCTCAAAAACACCCAGTCAAGAAACATCCATATACACCAG CTGATGATGTCAATATGTATAATCTGAAATCACATGGTTCAAAAAAAGACAGCAATATAGAAAAAGCAGCAAGGAAAGCGAAAG GTAAATCATCTCCAGGTGAATCAACACAGGCCATGAGGGACAATGAAACACTGGTATTACAGGTAGAAGCACTGCAGGCTCAGCTTGAAGAACAAACCAAAGTAGCGAAAGAACAGGTTGATGCCTTGCTAGAAGATAGACGAGTTAGAGTTGATGAGATGCAGACAGTTATGGATAGAGATCAACACAAGatacagacactgacagacaa GTTACACAAAACTCAAGACTTACTGTATGACAGTACTAAAGATTACCTAGAGCTGAAATATGAACACAGGGCGAATGAACGCAGATGGATGATGGAGAAAGACAGATTACTTCAAGAACTGGATAAAGCTAAAGAACAGCTGAACATCTCCAAAGATGATGTCATTAATATCTCAGAGAATGTGTTTGAACAGAGACAGGAACAACAGAGAGAAATTGAA GTTCTTGAGAATCAACTACAGCAGTGTCAAAAGATGACAGATATGTACAGAGAACAGGTCATTAAGTTGGAAGATGAACTGTCCAGGATTAAGGAACAGGATGACGTCAGTAAGGAAATATTCAAG GATCGTACCACAAAGATGGGAAGACGACTTGCACTGATGAACCAAAGATATGAAGCTCTGGAAACAAGACGGAATCTGGAAGTGGAAGGCTTCAAAACTGACATTAAACATCTACGCAGTAGACTAAAGGAAGTTGAAAGACAGTTATATAGG GTGACTGTTGGTATTGGTGAAGGCGATGACATTGCAATGTTACAGGACATCAAACGCACTGCAAGACGATCCAAAAAGATGCAAGGAGAATTACAGAACTTGAAATCTAAGATTTATGGCATTGAGAATGATCTGAGACACCTGTAG
- the LOC144451760 gene encoding WASH complex subunit 1-like codes for MPQETYHVPLIQPDLRREETIHQVADALEYLEKISSDIFNRISSRVSENRTKLESLNDRVNVAHAKVEKIKGSRKATKVFSSAKYPSADSVDMYESVFKDLKNLKELKHYNRHMQSKHQPADDRTLREKMQFYNVHLNLRKKSQDDAGEGLGSLPKNVTSISSLLLFNTTENPYKKYVMLDPLGAVTKTRNTLDEEANQEMGVAPQSITQREQLERAIAENFFYVPNLGNVPEIDVPISLPDLPDVADDLAYSADLGPSIAPSLPGSNMPDLPNVVSDTANSTSLPATGDSGPPPPPGGAPPPPPPPPPPPPPPPPGDGPPAPPPPPPPPPPPPPDTDTDPGPPKKAAVQGAPQEVSKPESGRADLLAAIRNAGGAKKAQLKRVEDRKLEKKKKKEKASSGGGGDLMSALAMKLEMRRRGIAGAKGAGGGGGGSEDKSAPSSGGSAMDKMAAKIPVLMKSSDHESATEDDWAD; via the exons ATGCCGCAAGAGACATACCACGTTCCACTAATACAACCGGATCTAAGAAGGGAAGAAACCATCCACCAAGTCGCTGATGCCCTGGAATACCTTGAGAAAATTTCCAGCGATATATTCAACAGGATCAGTAGTAGGGTGTCAGAAAACCGGACAAAGTTAGAGTCTCTGAATGACAGGGTAAATGTAGCACATGCCAAGGTGGAAAAAATTAAAGGCAGTCGTAAAGCAACCAAAGTGTTTTCCAGTGCAAAGTACCCGTCTGCCGATTCCGTGGATATGTACGAATCCGTTTTCAAAGACTTGAAAAACTTGAAAGAATTGAAACATTACAATAGACACATGCAATCTAAACATCAGCCAGCAGATGACAGAACATTGAGAGAGAAAATGCAGTTCTACAACGTACACTTGAACTTGAGGAAGAAGAGCCAAGATGATGCTGGGGAAGGGTTAGGTAGCTTACCAAAGAATGTCACATCTATCAGCTCACTTCTCCTCTTTAATACTACTGAAAATCC ATACAAGAAGTATGTGATGTTGGATCCATTAGGTGCCGTCACAAAGACCAGGAACACGTTAGATGAAGAGGCCAACCAAGAGATGGGTGTGGCACCCCAGTCAATCACTCAGAGAGAACAATTAGAGAGAGCTATAGCAGAGAATTTCTTTTACGTACCCAATCTAGGCAATGTACCTGAAATCGATGTGCCTATCTCGTTGCCAGATTTACCAG ATGTTGCTGATGATTTGGCATACAGTGCAGACTTGGGGCCGTCTATAGCACCATCACTACCTGGAAGTAATATGCCAGACCTTCCAAACGTTGTCTCTGATACGGCCAACTCAACTTCTCTTCCTGCTACTGGGGATTCTGGACCCCCTCCACCTCCAGGAGGAGCAcctccaccccctcccccaccaccaccaccaccaccacctcctccacCAGGTGATGGGCCCCCGGcaccaccacctcctcctccCCCACCTCCTCCACCACCCCCTGATACAGACACAGATCCAGGTCCTCCAAAGAAGGCTGCCGTACAGGGAGCCCCTCAAGAAGTGTCTAAGCCCGAGTCAGGCCGTGCCGATCTGTTGGCCGCCATCAGGAATGCTGGCGGAGCTAAAAAAGCCCAGCTGAAGCGTGTTGAAGATAGAAAGttggaaaagaagaaaaagaaagaaaaagctTCCAGTGGTGGCGGTGGTGACTTAATGAGTGCACTAGCAATGAAACTGGAAATGAGAAGAAGGGGTATTGCTGGAGCAAAGGGGgctggagggggagggggaggaagTGAAGATAAGAGTGCACCATCAAGTGGAGGGTCAGCTATGGATAAGATGGCTGCCAAGATACCAGTACTAATGAAATCTAGTGATCACGAAAGTGCTACTGAGGATGATTGGGCTGATTAA